The Nostoc sp. PCC 7524 nucleotide sequence TTAGAACCCTATAAGGAAATTGTGAAGCAGTTGCGGGAAGCGAAGGCAGAATTAAAGACATTAAAGGATGAATTGGTGAAGCGTTTGGAAGCTGCGCGGGCTGCTTTGAGTGATGAAGATTGTCGAGATTTGGTATTAGCAATTTTCAAGGATGGGTTAATTGCTGAATTGGAGCGATATGTTACCACACACCGTCAGCAGGTGATCGCGGCGGTAGAAAATTGGTGGGATAAGTATCGGGTGACGTTGCAGGATATTGAGACGGAACGGGATGCAGCAGCGCAGAAGTTAAATGAGTTTTTGCAGGGGTTGGGGTATGTTTAAATCGTGTCACCATAGAGGTAAATTTGAAAATTGGGCAATTTATTGTGTATGGACAACCTAATTATTCTTGATGATGTAGCAATACCATCCGAATTATTAGCCGCGACTGATAAAGCTATCCAACAAGGAAAAGCTAAAAGTCGTAATGATTTTATTGCTAAAGCCTTGCGTCGGGAATTAGAAGCAATCAAACGGACAGAAATTGATGCTCAATTATCAGAAATGGTTAATGATGAGGATTATCAAAGGGATGTGTTGCAAATGGAAGCTGAATTTGCAACTGCTGAATGGGAAGCTTTTAAGTTAGCGGAATCTCAAGAATGAAACGCGGCGAAGTATATGATGCACCACTAACAATTAAAGGTGCATTATTAAGACAGCGATAATGAACCCTACAGTTTAATTTTATTAACTGGGATATGCTTGATATAGAGTATTGATGAGGATTAATAGCTGATGAAAGTCAAAGTTACAGAACAAGGTGTAGTGATTCCTAAAGAATTTTTAGAGGGAGTTCAAGAGGTAGAAATTCGCAAGGAAAATAATTTAA carries:
- a CDS encoding ribbon-helix-helix domain-containing protein, with product MDNLIILDDVAIPSELLAATDKAIQQGKAKSRNDFIAKALRRELEAIKRTEIDAQLSEMVNDEDYQRDVLQMEAEFATAEWEAFKLAESQE